In one Helicobacter ibis genomic region, the following are encoded:
- a CDS encoding class I SAM-dependent methyltransferase, with product MIENKVNHYGNLCVEMYEILHENAMEDELKFYLSYAKKDSKILEPLCGSGRFLIPFMQLGFDICGVDASKEMLHKLYLKAPNAKVIESDIYEFNSKQKFDYIFIPSGSISLFTDIVYCKKILNKLKQMLSLGGKLVFAVDTILTKNLNNNEYKISASVKTKEGFDLILKNKSFYDERSHVQFYPSIYELYDGDVLLKSEYMDFRIYLYEYGEMDLYLQDIGFSEINAYSSFDKKIAINNNSEIFLYECCI from the coding sequence ACATGAAAATGCAATGGAAGACGAGCTTAAATTTTATCTCTCCTATGCGAAAAAAGATAGCAAAATTTTAGAGCCATTATGTGGTAGTGGTAGATTTCTTATTCCATTTATGCAGCTTGGATTTGATATTTGTGGAGTAGATGCTTCTAAAGAGATGCTACATAAATTATATCTTAAAGCTCCAAATGCAAAAGTAATAGAATCTGATATTTACGAGTTTAATTCTAAACAAAAGTTTGATTATATCTTTATTCCTTCTGGTTCAATTTCTTTATTTACAGATATTGTTTATTGCAAAAAGATATTAAATAAATTAAAACAAATGCTATCTTTGGGTGGTAAGTTGGTTTTTGCAGTTGATACTATATTGACTAAAAATTTAAATAACAATGAGTATAAAATAAGTGCTTCTGTCAAAACAAAAGAAGGATTTGATCTCATATTAAAAAATAAAAGTTTTTATGATGAAAGAAGTCATGTGCAATTTTATCCATCAATTTATGAGCTATATGATGGAGATGTATTGCTAAAGAGTGAATATATGGATTTTCGAATATATCTTTATGAGTATGGTGAGATGGATTTGTATTTACAGGATATTGGTTTTAGTGAGATTAATGCCTATTCATCATTTGACAAAAAAATAGCAATAAATAATAATAGTGAAATTTTTTTATATGAATGTTGTATTTAA